The Oryza brachyantha chromosome 7, ObraRS2, whole genome shotgun sequence genomic interval TGTTTGGTATGGCACGGTACCAAAAATATCCATGGCGCGGTACCAGCCGGTCTACTTGGTTGTAAGGGTATAATTGTAACTTTGCGTATGCTAGATGGATCAGGAGGGATGGATCGGGGCTGTATGCTCACTCGAATCCTAAAATTGGTTGCCTTGCCtttcgtcgccgccaccaccgtgtTTCTGCGCCAGCGTAGATGGAGGATGAGCCGGCGGTGGAGAAGGCCCTTCGGCGGACGACGCGGACGAGGATGAGCCAGCGGTGGGGTGCTTGCGGCGGGAGAGGCGTCgccggaggtggcggtgggtGAGGAGCGACGAAGGATGACGCGGAGGATGGGACGGGGGTAAGGGTTGAGCGGCAGAGGCTTAGGTAGATGCAGAGACGGAAACAAGGGGTTAGGGTTGGTCAGTGTTGGACGACGGCGGAGACAGAGCCGGTCTGCGAAAGGATCGCGTGGTGACGATAACTTGAGGACGCATGTTGTGGAAGGACCGAGTTAATTTCTTCTCTCCCCATCCTACCCATACAAGAATGAATGGCTAGACGTGTACTGGTACCTGTACCAACCGGTACTCTTTGCTGGAGCATAAAGATACTTAATCtccacttaaaaaaaaagtagactTCAATAGTAAGTACAGCCAGAATTTCTCATAGATCCAAAGTAAAAGTAGGGTGTACTGGCATCAATCCATTGCAGACTAAACAATGGCCAGTAAAGCAGCCATGGCAGCAGCTGGAGACAGAAAGGCTATTCTCATGAAGCATTTAGCACAATTGGTTTAGCAAGCAAAGCACCAGCTACCTTGCAGCACAGGGTATAGCTAGGGCACAGCCCAGGAAAAGAATCACAGAATCAACTAGTACTAATACATTACTAGTACTAATACTCATGCATGATCGCCATTGtcgcatgcatccatccatcaaccTCCATCTCCATCATCGTTCACAGAGAAGACAcaccaagagagagaaaggaggtAGTGTTGAGTGTAgtctagagagagagatggatcCAAGGCTGCACAAGGCGGCGGTGCAGGGGAGCAGGAAGATGCTGGAGGAGCTGATGAAGAAGGACCCCAAGATCCTCGGCTCCAGGACGCCGCAGGGGAACACGGCGCTCCACATCGCCGCGGGCTTCGGCCACGCCGCCTTCGCGCGGGCGGCCCTCGCCgcgagcgacggcgagctcgccgccgccacgaacGTCGACGGCGACACGCCGCTGCACGTGGCGGCCAGGGCAGGGCAGATGGCCGTCGCCGAGCTGCTCATCGATGCCATTGCTAAACCACCATGCCCGCCGGAGGTCCGTCCGTCTtgaattttcctccccttgcCGCCACGTGCAGAAAAATCAGACATCATGCTTATATAAGGAAATACCGAAATCAGAGATCCTATAGGTgttaatgtaaaattaaatacCTATTAGATACTCTCAACGTGTTATAATAGATGACatcgttaatttttaaatgtaaatttgaccatccatcttatacaaaaattatctttatatacaccaaaatatagttataattaaaatatgattaataacaaatccaatcaatcaatcaatatatatatatgtggtaatTACGTAAGTTTAATGAGATGAacggtcaaatatatatgaaaagtcAACAACGACATCAATTAACATGCGAAGGAATATTTAATGTATCGGgcaaatataaagttatatacattagttttaaattactccgttcatcccaaaataaacgatcattttgataaaaatggttataaagaaagaaattggAGTAAATAGAGACATACATAATTAttgcatatattttcatcACTAAAAACGTAAATTGATAGGGGTATGACTATGAAAGTTACTTTACTTGAGTGTTAATTTGTCTATTAGTGAAAGTAGTTACTTATTTGGGACAGAGTAAGTACAAAGTATGGCATCTTAATACTTTTCCACACCTAAACACCGTGAAATCGTTCATTGAATGTATATTTACctttaaactaattaattcttggtTCACTGATGTTGATTAGTGATTGGTAACAATATAGTTACATCAAAGAACGATATTACGGTAACTGAGAATGTAccactatatatattgtgctCGTTCGATTTACGGAGAAAACGGATAATTAATGTTTCTAGGAATTAATTTCTAAGTACCATTCAACAACGaagtatatgaaaattttcttcctACAAGTTATAGGCTAGGAAGACATAAGGAATTTTGCATCTAGTTAGaccttttagaaaataaaattccatAGGGATAGAAGTATATAGTCCGTCaccatttttctatttatcgGACTGAAAATCCTGTAATTGAGCAAAACCCTTACTTAAGGAATTTTTTCTATCCGTAAAATAGTATCTCAAGTTAATGTAAAAACTCGGTATCTCTATATATAACTATCTATGTCAAAGTACTAagattttacataaaaaaactgataACTTGAAGTATTCTCCCAAGAACCAGCTGTAACCAGCTGTAAATCTTCCCATATTCATCGAAGTAcataaaatatgcttatataagGAAATACCGAAATTAGATATCCTACAGGtgttaatgtaaaatttagtacctatTAAATAATATTCCCGACGCATTATAATAGATGACATCGTTAACATTTTAGCATAAATTTGACCATCCATCCTACGcaaaaaaatgtgtttatATACACGAAAATgttagttataattaaaatatagtttaataaCAAATCCAAtcaatccatatatatatatatatatataaatgataattatatacGTATTGAATGAGACGAACGATCAAATATATAcgaaaaaatcaacaacatccattaaaatatggaggaaTAATTAATGTATCGGGCATATATTAGATTATATATGGTAGTTTACATTACTCCGTTCATCGGGAAATAAGCGatcattttgataaaaatgGTTACAATGAAAGAAATTGGAGTAAATAAAGACATGCATAAGTAttgcatatattttcatcACTAAAAAGGTAAATTGGTAGGggtatgaaaattattttacttgAGTATTAATGTAGTGAAAGTAATTACATAGAGGAAGTAAAAGTATGGAATCTTAATTCTTTTCCATTCGTAAACACCCTAAAATCACTCATTGAATATATACCTTTGAACTAATTAATTCTTGTTTACCTGATGTTGATTAGTGATTGGTACTAATATAGTTACATCAAAGAACGATGTTACGGTAACTGATCGAGAATATACCACTATTTAGTGCTCGTTCGATTTATGGAGAAAACGGAGAATTAAAGTTTCTAGGAATTGATTTCTAAGTACTATTCAACAAGGAAGTACatgaaaatttacaaaaaaaaataaaataaagaacatTTCTTCCTACAAGTTATAGGCTAGGAACACAAGGAATTTTGTATCCAGTTAGAACTTTTAGAAAATTCCATAGGGATAGTAGTATATAGTCATTCACCATTTCTCTATTTATCTGACTGGAAATCCTGTAAATTGAGCAATACCCTTACTTAAGGGATTTATTTCTATCCGTAAAATAGTATCTAAGTTCATATGGTAATAACTCGGTATCACTATATATAACTAagataaaaatctaaaaaatggcATTAACAAACATCTAAGTCTGAAAAATATCGTTGGTTGTGCGAGTTTTACGAAATACTATTATACAAACGACTTCGTTTGAAAAATGTCATCACCATTAGGGTTCAATTTGTCCAtaacattatttatattatagcaCTTAGCAAAGAAATATTGACAAAACTCTAATGGTGATAGCaatttttagacaaattcgtttataCGATAGCATTTTGTAAAACTCATACTCgtcatggtattttttttagaattaagtgATTGTCAATGATATtcgttagattttctctataagTAATTATCACAAGGCACTAagattttacataaaaaaaatctgataccTTTAAAGTATTTTCTCAACATGTAAATCTTCTTATTTCATCGGATTACATAAAATATACgcataaaaagtgaaaagttTTCTACAACTACTTGATTTGATGCgactgaaaaaaatttaaataatactacctccgtttccgTAATATaagttgtttgacttttttccaaTGTtttaccattcgtcttattcaaaaatttagtataaacataaaaaataataagttgtgcttaaagttcttttgataataaaataagtcacaaacaaaataaatgatatcctcctaaattttttaaataagataaatgatcaaatattttaagaaaaaatcaaacacctTTGCGTTATTGAACGTAAGGCACTAAATATCTAGAATTGTAGATCCATGCATGACGACAGAGATGCACGAATGAACGAACGCAGGAGGGCCCCCTGGTGATGGTGAACAAGGGGAGGAACACGCCGCTGCACGAGGCGGtgaggcagcggcggagcaCGGTGGCGCTCCGGCTGCTGGAGGCGGAGCCCAACTGCAGCCACATGCCCAACAACGAGATGCAGACGCCGCTGCACATCGCCGCCCGCGAGGGcctcgccgacgtcgtcgACAAGATCCTCGAGAAGCCATGGGTCCCCGAGAAGTTCGTCAGCGCCGACAGCGTCAGTGGCACCTTCCTCCACCAGGCCGTCCTCGGCGGCCACACccgtaagaaaaaaaaaaagagacaaatttttgcatgtttgGAAGAAAATTTGGATTCATTTCGTGTCATGGTTTGAGAGAATTTGCGTGTGTGTAGGGGTGGTGGATATATTGCTGAGGAAGAAGGAGGCGGATCTGATCGACCTGACGGACGACGCCGGCAACACGGCGCTGCACTTCGCGGCGCAGAAGAACGACAAGATGATGGTGAGGATGCTGCTGAAGCAAAGGGCGGAGCTGGCGCACCGGCGGAACGGCCGGCAGCAGTCGGCGCTGCACGTCGCGGCGTACTACGggtcgacggtggcggcgacggagctgCTGCGGCACAGCCCCGACGCGGCGGAGATGCTGGACAGGGACGGCCGGAACGCCTTCCACGTCGCGGTGCTGAGCGGCAAGGTGGACGCGCTCCGGTGCCTCCTGAAGCGCGTCCGCCCGGAGGAGGTGGTCAACAAGAGGGACAACGCCGGCGACACGCCGCTGCACCTCGCCGCGAAGATGTCGCGCGTCAAGTCGGCGCTGATGCTGCTCAAGGACGCCCGCGTCGACCCCTGCCTCCTCAACGGCGACGGCCACTCCGCGCGCAGCGTCGTCGAGgagcgcgtcgccgccggcgagatggACGCCTACGTGGTCTACCTCTGGGAGAAGCTCAAGAAGTACGAGGCGCTCCGGTGCAAGAACCAGCAGCTGCCGCCGGTGGCGACGTACCAGTCGCTGCGCAGCCGCCGGCCGGGCTCCGGCAACGACGACTACTTCGAGCTCAGCGTCGGGACCTACACCCTCGTGGCCACCCTCATCGCCACCGTCACCTTCGCCGCCACCTTCACCATGCCCGGCGGCTACAACCAGACCACCGGCCTCGCCATCCACGCCGACCGCGCGGCGTTCAAGATCTTCGTCGTCTCCAACACCGTCGCCATGTGCAgctccatcgtcgtcgtcttctgcTTCATCTGGGCGTGGAGGGACCCCGTCAAGTTCAAGCTCGACCAGCTCACGTGGGGCCACAggctcaccgtcgtcgcctgCCTCGCCATGATCGTCTCCCTCATGACCTCCGTCTACCTCACCCTCCTGCCCAACGACCGGTGGCCGGCGTACCTCGTCATCGCCATCGGCGCCTGCACTCCGGCCGTCGTTATCCTCATACTCGGCAAGGAGGTCTTCTACGTGCCATTGTGACCAAATTCTCACGAGCAATTAATTATTCTCCGCATATTTGTGCACTTCTTTATTAATTTACTACTTTGTAATTAACTAATTGTATCATCAGCTGCTAATTAATTGCAGTTGATAATACTCTTTTTCTCCTTGATATGGGAGTATTTTGCTTGCTGACTGTTTTCTCACATCCTTTGTACTAAGTGGGATTGTTTCCTGATGAAATTGAGCAATgagaaatatttgtataaaatccTTGATAATCTGTGTGTTTATGTGCTCCGTcggtttcatattataagattttctagtcttacctaaattcattcattgatgaagatatataatttatacatgtaaattcattagcattcatataaatctacacaatactaaaaaattttacattgcgaaaaattttacattgcgAAATAGAGAGGAATCAATATTAGAGGGAAATTACAGATCCTTTTGAAACAAGGTAATTTCACAGGAATACTACAGGAAAACATTTAGTTCATGTACGAATAAGAAAAGCAAAAACTGCCTAGTTCCAAAAGAGGCCTAGATGGAAGCTCCAAATGTGGCGTGAAGAAAAAGGGGATCTCTGCAAGTCCTTGGTAAAACCACTCTTCTGCAAAGGCAATTTCCAGAACAAAAGGAACCCTTGCTGGAGAATCCAACTGGCATAGTAGTATCAGGTCATCAACTGCACACAGATATACCAAACTAATCAGGTTGACACATAGATACAGAAACTACAGGCCTTGCttagacttaaaaaagaaCTACATTCTACAAGTGGGATATAACCGAAGAAATGCCGAGAAGAGGAGCACTTTAGTGTATTACAAGTTTCCACCATATGAATGTTGCAAGAATATCTGAACAACAGTATCGTGCCTAGGGATAAATAAATGGAGGCTACAAGTTTGTATCTGGCAGCAACACAGCATCAATCAGTCTGGACATAATACAACAGTGACTGATGCGCGCCCTTCGTGTAGTGTACACAGTAGAATGCAAAACTCCCTTTGGATGGCCTCCAAGTATCAAACAGCACTCTGTTACATTCGAAGAAGCTCTTCCGCC includes:
- the LOC102706858 gene encoding ankyrin repeat-containing protein At5g02620-like, which codes for MHDRHCRMHPSINLHLHHRSQRRHTKREKGGSVECSLEREMDPRLHKAAVQGSRKMLEELMKKDPKILGSRTPQGNTALHIAAGFGHAAFARAALAASDGELAAATNVDGDTPLHVAARAGQMAVAELLIDAIAKPPCPPEEGPLVMVNKGRNTPLHEAVRQRRSTVALRLLEAEPNCSHMPNNEMQTPLHIAAREGLADVVDKILEKPWVPEKFVSADSVSGTFLHQAVLGGHTRVVDILLRKKEADLIDLTDDAGNTALHFAAQKNDKMMVRMLLKQRAELAHRRNGRQQSALHVAAYYGSTVAATELLRHSPDAAEMLDRDGRNAFHVAVLSGKVDALRCLLKRVRPEEVVNKRDNAGDTPLHLAAKMSRVKSALMLLKDARVDPCLLNGDGHSARSVVEERVAAGEMDAYVVYLWEKLKKYEALRCKNQQLPPVATYQSLRSRRPGSGNDDYFELSVGTYTLVATLIATVTFAATFTMPGGYNQTTGLAIHADRAAFKIFVVSNTVAMCSSIVVVFCFIWAWRDPVKFKLDQLTWGHRLTVVACLAMIVSLMTSVYLTLLPNDRWPAYLVIAIGACTPAVVILILGKEVFYVPL